In one Tachysurus vachellii isolate PV-2020 chromosome 24, HZAU_Pvac_v1, whole genome shotgun sequence genomic region, the following are encoded:
- the LOC132839573 gene encoding adhesion G protein-coupled receptor L1-like isoform X3, with protein sequence MAVSLWLLWMCAISLSTITPSEQALSRAAMPFGLMRRELACEGYPIELRCPGSDVIMIETANYGRTDDKICDADPFQMENVQCYQPDAFKIMSHRCNNRTQCVVVAGADVFPDPCPGTYKYLEIQYECVPYKVDQKVFVCPGALIGVLEASLVREAEHQSGAWCKDPLQAADRLYVMPWTPYRTDTLYEYASWNDYRQSRVTTTYKLPSRVDGTGFVVYDGALFYNKERTRNIVKYDLRTRIKSGEAIVTNANYHDTSPYRWGGKSDIDLAVDEHGLWVIYATEENNGRIVLSQVNPYTLRFEGTWQTGFEKRMASDAFVACGILYTVRSVYQDDDSEAGGDFILYAYDTRRERAEPVSIAFPNPYQHISSISYNPRDNQLYVWNNYNVIRYPLEFRPPQPTADPLSTPLLSSTTALTPVSSTVFLGFSPSPPISVTFNPAGSKNRIRPITVSVPVTLRPPRPPQGRTPMCEERVSRGVQWPKTPHGEYVQRPCPKGSLGLASYHCMADEVVWNPRGPDLSNCTSPWVNQVAQKIKSGENAAHIAAVLVNHTRGQVYAGDVTSSVRLMEQLLDILDFQLQALRPANKDSAARNYNKLQKRERTCRAFIQAMVQTADNLLSLKALDSWQDMNMTDQSHTATMLLDVMEKGSFLLANNLYEGRFSERAPNIDLEVYVLNADTEIGDLHFPHSYDSDSTIHLSAATIKQYSRNGQVKVVFALYKNLGPFMSTQNATVKTEMELKSGGRTLAVNSHVISASMNKESSRVFLTEPVNFTLRHLQLENHFGPNCSFWNYSERSMTGQWSSQGCRLVYSNNTHTTCSCSHLTNFALLMSRQTATYTDGVQALILFVVSWVGMVISLVCLALCISTFCCIKAVQSERTTIHKNLCLTLFISQLLFLISMERTHYTVACPVLAALLHFFLLSVFCWLCVEAVQLYVLLVEVFESPSSRRKYYYIAAYGFPMLVVAISASIDYTGYSSPTSCWLRVDNYFIWLFIGPVSLVILLNLVILMVTVHRMIRHSNLLKPDSSRFDNIKCWTVCSVTLLLLVTLTWIFGLLFISENSALMAYLFTSFNALHGLFIFIFHCALQKKVHCVQKEYAKCFRQSSCCGHAASGGPHGSLKSSAHRGNNRYYSGGQSRHNQVHRQSRIRRMWNDTVRRQTESSFMADLNNTPTLNRGTNHLLANPVLQTRSGSSPYNTLLAETFNPPSPAVFNSTEGTLSRSRESCGLEPVRLNGNYNNSYSVHGGSSDLLGSVAVGDVSPALLTPRGAEPPGGMRRNLSDAAALEKMIISELVQSNLRPAADRYSNNPDTEAEPREYVSAGMGHREPPQRPLPRPPPPPPQDEEEPLYKALEKPHLPEKPRVPDKPHVPEKPRLLEHTQSVFYQSEEDSESFSAEITDSVAGVGPDSSSLYARDRDSSYPDSSPEGLGTEPRSALPPDELYFSTGRHAHVSAFYQPPSRRTNEEGRLGLDSSHGEGDGQMQLVTSL encoded by the exons ATGGCAGTGTCACTGTGGTTATTGTGGATGTGTGCCATCTCACTGAGTACTATCACCCCCTCGGAACAAG CTCTAAGCAGAGCAGCGATGCCCTTCGGTCTGATGAGGAGAGAGCTGGCATGTGAAGGGTACCCTATTGAGCTGCGCTGcccaggaagtgatgtcatcaTGATCGAGACGGCCAACTACGGCCGCACGGATGACAAGATTTGTGATGCAGATCCGTTTCAAATGGAGAACGTGCAGTGTTACCAACCAGACGCCTTCAAGATCATGTCTCACAG gtgtaATAACCGTACTCAGTGTGTAGTTGTTGCTGGAGCTGATGTGTTTCCTGACCCCTGTCCTGGAACATATAAATACCTGGAAATCCAGTATGAGTGTGTGCCATACa AAGTGGACCAAAAAG TCTTCGTGTGTCCAGGTGCACTGATTGGTGTTTTGGAGGCCAGTCTGGTGCGAGAGGCAGAGCACCAGTCAGGTGCATGGTGTAAAGATCCTCTGCAGGCTGCTGATAGGTTGTATGTGATGCCGTGGACTCCGTAccgcacagacacactgtatgAGTACGCGTCCTGGAACGACTATCGTCAAAGCCGAGTCACCACGACGTATAA GTTGCCGAGTCGAGTGGACGGCACCGGGTTCGTGGTGTATGATGGCGCTTTGTTCTACAATAAAGAACGAACGAGGAACATTGTTAAATATGACCTCCGGACCCGCATCAAGAGTGGAGAGGCCATCGTTACCAATGCCAACTACCATGACACGTCACCATACCGCTGGGGAGGGAAGTCAGACATTGACCTTGCTGTTGACGAACATGGCCTGTGGGTTATCTACGCCACAGAGGAGAACAACGGACGAATAGTCCTCAGCCAG GTGAACCCATACACACTGCGTTTTGAAGGCACATGGCAGACAGGCTTTGAGAAGCGCATGGCATCAGACGCATTCGTGGCTTGTGGGATCCTGTACACTGTTCGCTCCGTCTACCAGGATGATGACAGTGAGGCTGGTGGGGATTTTATCCTATACGCTTATGACACACGGAGAGAAAGGGCTGAACCTGTAAGCATTGCTTTTCCCAACCCGTACCAACACATCTCCTCTATCAGCTACAACCCTCGAGACAATCAGCTGTATGTGTGGAACAACTACAACGTGATACGATACCCCCTAGAGTTCAGACCCCCACAGCCCACTGCAG ACCCTTTATCCACACCACTCCTGTCCTCCACCACCGCACTCACGCCAGTCTCCTCAACAGTATTTTTGGGCTTCAGTCCAAGCCCACCTATCTCTGTGACATTTAACCCAGCTGGTTCGAAAAACCGCATCCGGCCAATCACGGTCTCGGTGCCTGTGACGTTGCGCCCGCCGCGACCGCCTCAAGGCCGCACACCTATGTGTGAGGAACGAGTGAGCCGTGGAGTGCAGTGGCCCAAAACACCTCATGGAGAGTATGTCCAGAGACCCTGTCCGAAAGGATCGCTGG GTTTAGCCTCCTACCACTGTATGGCTGATGAGGTGGTGTGGAACCCAAGAGGTCCTGATCTCAGTAATTGTACATCACCTTGGGTCAACCAGGTCGCTCAGAAG ATAAAGAGCGGAGAGAACGCAGCGCACATCGCCGCCGTGCTCGTCAATCACACACGGGGCCAGGTGTATGCTGGTGATGTCACTTCCTCTGTTCGCCTGATGGAGCAGCTGCTGGATATTCTGGACTTCCAGCTGCAGGCATTACGGCCTGCTAACAAAGACTCGGCTGCACGCAACTATAACAAA cttcagaagagagagagaacctgcAGAGCTTTTATTCAG GCCATGGTGCAGACGGCAGATAATCTTTTGAGCTTGAAGGCTTTGGACTCGTGGCAGGACATGAACATGACAGATCAGTCTCACACGGCCACCATGCTGCTGGACGTGATGGAGAAAGGCTCCTTCCTGCTGGCCAACAACCTCTACGAGGGGCGATTCAGCGAGCGTGCACCTAATATCG ATCTGGAGGTTTATGTCCTCAACGCTGATACAGAGATCGGAGATCTGCACTTCCCACACTCCTACGACAGTGACAGCACCATCCATCTCTCTGCAGCTACCATAAAACAGTACAGCCGTAACG GTCAGGTCAAGGTGGTGTTTGCTCTTTATAAGAACCTCGGCCCGTTCATGTCCACACAAAACGCAACAGTGAAGACGGAGATGGAGCTAAAGTCAGGAGGTCGGACTCTGGCCGTCAATTCCCACGTAATCTCCGCCTCCATGAATAAAGAATCCAGCCGTGTGTTTTTGACTGAACCTGTTAACTTCACACTGAGACACCTACAG CTAGAGAATCACTTTGGGCCGAACTGTTCGTTCTGGAACTACTCGGAGCGCTCGATGACGGGTCAGTGGTCTTCTCAGGGCTGCAGACTGGTGTAcagtaacaacacacacaccacctgctCCTGCTCACATCTCACCAACTTCGCTCTGCTCATGAGCCGACAGACAGCCACT TACACGGACGGTGTGCAGGCCCTGATCCTGTTTGTCGTATCCTGGGTTGGCATGGTGATTTCACTAGTGTGTTTGGCTCTGTGTATCTCCACTTTCTGCTGCATAAAGGCTGTGCAAAGCGAACGCACCACCATCCACAAGAACCTGTGCCTCACACTCTTCATCTCACaactcctcttcctcatcagcATGGAAAGGACCCATTACACC GTGGCATGCCCGGTGCTTGCTGCTCTGCTGCACTTCTTCTTGCTCTCCGTATTTTGTTGGTTGTGTGTCGAAGCCGTTCAGCTCTACGTGTTACTGGTCGAGGTGTTTGAGAGTCCGTCCTCACGCAGGAAGTACTACTACATCGCTGCCTATGGCTTTCCTATGTTGGTAGTAGCCATTTCTGCCTCGATTGACTATACTGGGTACTCCAGCCCCACCAG CTGCTGGCTGCGTGTGGATAACTACTTCATCTGGCTGTTTATTGGCCCGGTGTCTCTTGTTATCCTG CTGAATCTGGTAATCCTTATGGTCACGGTGCACAGGATGATCCGCCATTCAAACCTGCTCAAGCCTGATTCCAGCCGCTTCGACAACATCAA GTGTTGGACGGTGTGTTCCGTCACTCTGCTCTTGTTGGTGACACTAACGTGGATCTTTGGCCTCCTATTTATCAGTGAAAACAGCGCACTCATGGCCTACCTATTCACCTCCTTTAATGCTCTGCATGGTCTGTTTATCTTCATCTTTCACTGCGCACTGCAGAAGAAGGTACattgt GTTCAGAAGGAGTACGCTAAATGTTTCCGTCAGTCATCCTGCTGTGGTCACGCTGCGTCTGGTGGTCCTCACGGGTCCCTAAAGAGCTCAGCGCACCGTGGAAACAACCGATACTACAGCGGAGGCCAATCCAGACACAATCAAGTGCACAGACAG agtcgTATCCGGAGGATGTGGAATGACACAGTACGCAGGCAGACTGAGTCTTCCTTTATGGCTGACCTCAACAACACACCCACCCTCAACAGAG GAACTAATCATCTTCTGGCCAATCCAGTGTTGCAGACTCGCTCTGGTTCCTCACCTTATAACACACTGTTGGCTGAAACATTTAACCCTCCCTCACCCGCCGTCTTCAACTCCAccg AGGGCACTCTGTCCCGGAGTCGTGAATCTTGTGGTCTGGAGCCTGTTCGTCTGAACGGGAACTACAATAACAGCTACTCGGTGCACGGTGGAAGTTCCGACCTCCTTGGCAGCGTCGCGGTGGGAGACGTCAGCCCTGCCCTTTTGACCCCAAGAGGCGCAGAGCCTCCAGGAGGTATGAGGAGGAACCTGTCAGATGCAGCGGCGCTGGAGAAGATGATCATCTCGGAGCTGGTGCAGAGCAATCTTCGTCCTGCTGCTGATCGCTACAGCAACAACCCGGATACAGAGGCGGAGCCACGGGAGTATGTAAGCGCAGGgatgggtcacagggagccacCCCAACGTCCTCTGCCCcgcccaccaccaccacctccacagGATGAGGAAGAACCACTTTACAAAGCTTTGGAGAAGCCACACCTTCCTGAAAAACCACGTGTTCCTGATAAACCCCATGTACCGGAGAAGCCACGCCTCTTGGAgcacacacagtcagtgttcTATCAGAGTGAGGAGGATTCAGAAAGCTTTTCGGCTGAAATCACAGACAGCGTGGCTGGAGTCGGCCCTGactcctcctccctgtatgcaaGAGACAGAGACTCATCCTATCCTGACAGCAGCCCTGAGGGTTTGGGAACTGAACCTCGTTCAGCCCTGCCCCCTGACGAATTATACTTCAGCACAGGGAGACACGCCCACGTCTCTGCCTTCTACCAGCCCCCATCACGCCGGACCAACGAGGAGGGTCGGCTGGGGCTAGACTCCTCCCATGGAGAAGGTGATGGACAGATGCAGCTGGTGACGAGCCTGTGA
- the LOC132839573 gene encoding adhesion G protein-coupled receptor L1-like isoform X1, which produces MAVSLWLLWMCAISLSTITPSEQALSRAAMPFGLMRRELACEGYPIELRCPGSDVIMIETANYGRTDDKICDADPFQMENVQCYQPDAFKIMSHRCNNRTQCVVVAGADVFPDPCPGTYKYLEIQYECVPYKVDQKVFVCPGALIGVLEASLVREAEHQSGAWCKDPLQAADRLYVMPWTPYRTDTLYEYASWNDYRQSRVTTTYKLPSRVDGTGFVVYDGALFYNKERTRNIVKYDLRTRIKSGEAIVTNANYHDTSPYRWGGKSDIDLAVDEHGLWVIYATEENNGRIVLSQVNPYTLRFEGTWQTGFEKRMASDAFVACGILYTVRSVYQDDDSEAGGDFILYAYDTRRERAEPVSIAFPNPYQHISSISYNPRDNQLYVWNNYNVIRYPLEFRPPQPTADPLSTPLLSSTTALTPVSSTVFLGFSPSPPISVTFNPAGSKNRIRPITVSVPVTLRPPRPPQGRTPMCEERVSRGVQWPKTPHGEYVQRPCPKGSLGLASYHCMADEVVWNPRGPDLSNCTSPWVNQVAQKIKSGENAAHIAAVLVNHTRGQVYAGDVTSSVRLMEQLLDILDFQLQALRPANKDSAARNYNKLQKRERTCRAFIQAMVQTADNLLSLKALDSWQDMNMTDQSHTATMLLDVMEKGSFLLANNLYEGRFSERAPNIDLEVYVLNADTEIGDLHFPHSYDSDSTIHLSAATIKQYSRNGQVKVVFALYKNLGPFMSTQNATVKTEMELKSGGRTLAVNSHVISASMNKESSRVFLTEPVNFTLRHLQLENHFGPNCSFWNYSERSMTGQWSSQGCRLVYSNNTHTTCSCSHLTNFALLMSRQTATYTDGVQALILFVVSWVGMVISLVCLALCISTFCCIKAVQSERTTIHKNLCLTLFISQLLFLISMERTHYTVACPVLAALLHFFLLSVFCWLCVEAVQLYVLLVEVFESPSSRRKYYYIAAYGFPMLVVAISASIDYTGYSSPTSCWLRVDNYFIWLFIGPVSLVILLNLVILMVTVHRMIRHSNLLKPDSSRFDNIKCWTVCSVTLLLLVTLTWIFGLLFISENSALMAYLFTSFNALHGLFIFIFHCALQKKVHCVQKEYAKCFRQSSCCGHAASGGPHGSLKSSAHRGNNRYYSGGQSRHNQVHRQSRIRRMWNDTVRRQTESSFMADLNNTPTLNRGTNHLLANPVLQTRSGSSPYNTLLAETFNPPSPAVFNSTGTFRNSKGTLSRSRESCGLEPVRLNGNYNNSYSVHGGSSDLLGSVAVGDVSPALLTPRGAEPPGGMRRNLSDAAALEKMIISELVQSNLRPAADRYSNNPDTEAEPREYVSAGMGHREPPQRPLPRPPPPPPQDEEEPLYKALEKPHLPEKPRVPDKPHVPEKPRLLEHTQSVFYQSEEDSESFSAEITDSVAGVGPDSSSLYARDRDSSYPDSSPEGLGTEPRSALPPDELYFSTGRHAHVSAFYQPPSRRTNEEGRLGLDSSHGEGDGQMQLVTSL; this is translated from the exons ATGGCAGTGTCACTGTGGTTATTGTGGATGTGTGCCATCTCACTGAGTACTATCACCCCCTCGGAACAAG CTCTAAGCAGAGCAGCGATGCCCTTCGGTCTGATGAGGAGAGAGCTGGCATGTGAAGGGTACCCTATTGAGCTGCGCTGcccaggaagtgatgtcatcaTGATCGAGACGGCCAACTACGGCCGCACGGATGACAAGATTTGTGATGCAGATCCGTTTCAAATGGAGAACGTGCAGTGTTACCAACCAGACGCCTTCAAGATCATGTCTCACAG gtgtaATAACCGTACTCAGTGTGTAGTTGTTGCTGGAGCTGATGTGTTTCCTGACCCCTGTCCTGGAACATATAAATACCTGGAAATCCAGTATGAGTGTGTGCCATACa AAGTGGACCAAAAAG TCTTCGTGTGTCCAGGTGCACTGATTGGTGTTTTGGAGGCCAGTCTGGTGCGAGAGGCAGAGCACCAGTCAGGTGCATGGTGTAAAGATCCTCTGCAGGCTGCTGATAGGTTGTATGTGATGCCGTGGACTCCGTAccgcacagacacactgtatgAGTACGCGTCCTGGAACGACTATCGTCAAAGCCGAGTCACCACGACGTATAA GTTGCCGAGTCGAGTGGACGGCACCGGGTTCGTGGTGTATGATGGCGCTTTGTTCTACAATAAAGAACGAACGAGGAACATTGTTAAATATGACCTCCGGACCCGCATCAAGAGTGGAGAGGCCATCGTTACCAATGCCAACTACCATGACACGTCACCATACCGCTGGGGAGGGAAGTCAGACATTGACCTTGCTGTTGACGAACATGGCCTGTGGGTTATCTACGCCACAGAGGAGAACAACGGACGAATAGTCCTCAGCCAG GTGAACCCATACACACTGCGTTTTGAAGGCACATGGCAGACAGGCTTTGAGAAGCGCATGGCATCAGACGCATTCGTGGCTTGTGGGATCCTGTACACTGTTCGCTCCGTCTACCAGGATGATGACAGTGAGGCTGGTGGGGATTTTATCCTATACGCTTATGACACACGGAGAGAAAGGGCTGAACCTGTAAGCATTGCTTTTCCCAACCCGTACCAACACATCTCCTCTATCAGCTACAACCCTCGAGACAATCAGCTGTATGTGTGGAACAACTACAACGTGATACGATACCCCCTAGAGTTCAGACCCCCACAGCCCACTGCAG ACCCTTTATCCACACCACTCCTGTCCTCCACCACCGCACTCACGCCAGTCTCCTCAACAGTATTTTTGGGCTTCAGTCCAAGCCCACCTATCTCTGTGACATTTAACCCAGCTGGTTCGAAAAACCGCATCCGGCCAATCACGGTCTCGGTGCCTGTGACGTTGCGCCCGCCGCGACCGCCTCAAGGCCGCACACCTATGTGTGAGGAACGAGTGAGCCGTGGAGTGCAGTGGCCCAAAACACCTCATGGAGAGTATGTCCAGAGACCCTGTCCGAAAGGATCGCTGG GTTTAGCCTCCTACCACTGTATGGCTGATGAGGTGGTGTGGAACCCAAGAGGTCCTGATCTCAGTAATTGTACATCACCTTGGGTCAACCAGGTCGCTCAGAAG ATAAAGAGCGGAGAGAACGCAGCGCACATCGCCGCCGTGCTCGTCAATCACACACGGGGCCAGGTGTATGCTGGTGATGTCACTTCCTCTGTTCGCCTGATGGAGCAGCTGCTGGATATTCTGGACTTCCAGCTGCAGGCATTACGGCCTGCTAACAAAGACTCGGCTGCACGCAACTATAACAAA cttcagaagagagagagaacctgcAGAGCTTTTATTCAG GCCATGGTGCAGACGGCAGATAATCTTTTGAGCTTGAAGGCTTTGGACTCGTGGCAGGACATGAACATGACAGATCAGTCTCACACGGCCACCATGCTGCTGGACGTGATGGAGAAAGGCTCCTTCCTGCTGGCCAACAACCTCTACGAGGGGCGATTCAGCGAGCGTGCACCTAATATCG ATCTGGAGGTTTATGTCCTCAACGCTGATACAGAGATCGGAGATCTGCACTTCCCACACTCCTACGACAGTGACAGCACCATCCATCTCTCTGCAGCTACCATAAAACAGTACAGCCGTAACG GTCAGGTCAAGGTGGTGTTTGCTCTTTATAAGAACCTCGGCCCGTTCATGTCCACACAAAACGCAACAGTGAAGACGGAGATGGAGCTAAAGTCAGGAGGTCGGACTCTGGCCGTCAATTCCCACGTAATCTCCGCCTCCATGAATAAAGAATCCAGCCGTGTGTTTTTGACTGAACCTGTTAACTTCACACTGAGACACCTACAG CTAGAGAATCACTTTGGGCCGAACTGTTCGTTCTGGAACTACTCGGAGCGCTCGATGACGGGTCAGTGGTCTTCTCAGGGCTGCAGACTGGTGTAcagtaacaacacacacaccacctgctCCTGCTCACATCTCACCAACTTCGCTCTGCTCATGAGCCGACAGACAGCCACT TACACGGACGGTGTGCAGGCCCTGATCCTGTTTGTCGTATCCTGGGTTGGCATGGTGATTTCACTAGTGTGTTTGGCTCTGTGTATCTCCACTTTCTGCTGCATAAAGGCTGTGCAAAGCGAACGCACCACCATCCACAAGAACCTGTGCCTCACACTCTTCATCTCACaactcctcttcctcatcagcATGGAAAGGACCCATTACACC GTGGCATGCCCGGTGCTTGCTGCTCTGCTGCACTTCTTCTTGCTCTCCGTATTTTGTTGGTTGTGTGTCGAAGCCGTTCAGCTCTACGTGTTACTGGTCGAGGTGTTTGAGAGTCCGTCCTCACGCAGGAAGTACTACTACATCGCTGCCTATGGCTTTCCTATGTTGGTAGTAGCCATTTCTGCCTCGATTGACTATACTGGGTACTCCAGCCCCACCAG CTGCTGGCTGCGTGTGGATAACTACTTCATCTGGCTGTTTATTGGCCCGGTGTCTCTTGTTATCCTG CTGAATCTGGTAATCCTTATGGTCACGGTGCACAGGATGATCCGCCATTCAAACCTGCTCAAGCCTGATTCCAGCCGCTTCGACAACATCAA GTGTTGGACGGTGTGTTCCGTCACTCTGCTCTTGTTGGTGACACTAACGTGGATCTTTGGCCTCCTATTTATCAGTGAAAACAGCGCACTCATGGCCTACCTATTCACCTCCTTTAATGCTCTGCATGGTCTGTTTATCTTCATCTTTCACTGCGCACTGCAGAAGAAGGTACattgt GTTCAGAAGGAGTACGCTAAATGTTTCCGTCAGTCATCCTGCTGTGGTCACGCTGCGTCTGGTGGTCCTCACGGGTCCCTAAAGAGCTCAGCGCACCGTGGAAACAACCGATACTACAGCGGAGGCCAATCCAGACACAATCAAGTGCACAGACAG agtcgTATCCGGAGGATGTGGAATGACACAGTACGCAGGCAGACTGAGTCTTCCTTTATGGCTGACCTCAACAACACACCCACCCTCAACAGAG GAACTAATCATCTTCTGGCCAATCCAGTGTTGCAGACTCGCTCTGGTTCCTCACCTTATAACACACTGTTGGCTGAAACATTTAACCCTCCCTCACCCGCCGTCTTCAACTCCAccg GAACCTTCAGAAATTCAA AGGGCACTCTGTCCCGGAGTCGTGAATCTTGTGGTCTGGAGCCTGTTCGTCTGAACGGGAACTACAATAACAGCTACTCGGTGCACGGTGGAAGTTCCGACCTCCTTGGCAGCGTCGCGGTGGGAGACGTCAGCCCTGCCCTTTTGACCCCAAGAGGCGCAGAGCCTCCAGGAGGTATGAGGAGGAACCTGTCAGATGCAGCGGCGCTGGAGAAGATGATCATCTCGGAGCTGGTGCAGAGCAATCTTCGTCCTGCTGCTGATCGCTACAGCAACAACCCGGATACAGAGGCGGAGCCACGGGAGTATGTAAGCGCAGGgatgggtcacagggagccacCCCAACGTCCTCTGCCCcgcccaccaccaccacctccacagGATGAGGAAGAACCACTTTACAAAGCTTTGGAGAAGCCACACCTTCCTGAAAAACCACGTGTTCCTGATAAACCCCATGTACCGGAGAAGCCACGCCTCTTGGAgcacacacagtcagtgttcTATCAGAGTGAGGAGGATTCAGAAAGCTTTTCGGCTGAAATCACAGACAGCGTGGCTGGAGTCGGCCCTGactcctcctccctgtatgcaaGAGACAGAGACTCATCCTATCCTGACAGCAGCCCTGAGGGTTTGGGAACTGAACCTCGTTCAGCCCTGCCCCCTGACGAATTATACTTCAGCACAGGGAGACACGCCCACGTCTCTGCCTTCTACCAGCCCCCATCACGCCGGACCAACGAGGAGGGTCGGCTGGGGCTAGACTCCTCCCATGGAGAAGGTGATGGACAGATGCAGCTGGTGACGAGCCTGTGA